Proteins encoded together in one Mycobacterium simiae window:
- a CDS encoding IS481 family transposase: protein MSEPLLPREVCRRLAIIQHAEEVTGNVAVTCRYYGISRPTYYTWLRRYRELGIEGLRDLSRRPRHSPNATHVDVVGKILYLRQHYHFGPGKIAMYLKRYHDVEVSQSGVWRILKRLDLNRLPASQRYKRLDKRWQRYEKQLPGHQVQIDVKFVEPLKTAARPATGRRTKYYQFTAIDDCTRLRVLRIYPRCDQKTEIQFVDYVLERLPFPVQVVQTDNGAEFQSAFHYHVLDKGIGHRYIKPRTPRLNGKAERSHRIDAEEFYALLDGVVIDDAKVFNNKLREWEDYYNYHRPHGGLGGQTPYERLRQKTQTRP, encoded by the coding sequence ATGAGCGAACCGCTGCTGCCCCGTGAAGTCTGTCGCCGTCTGGCGATCATCCAGCACGCCGAGGAAGTGACCGGCAACGTCGCGGTGACGTGCCGTTACTACGGGATTAGTCGGCCGACCTACTACACCTGGTTGCGGCGCTACCGCGAGCTAGGCATCGAGGGGTTGCGGGATCTGTCCCGGCGACCGCGCCATAGCCCCAACGCCACCCATGTCGACGTCGTCGGCAAGATCCTCTACCTGCGCCAGCACTACCATTTCGGGCCGGGCAAGATCGCGATGTACCTCAAGCGCTACCACGACGTCGAGGTATCCCAGTCCGGCGTCTGGCGCATCCTCAAGCGCCTGGACCTCAACCGCCTGCCGGCCTCGCAGCGCTACAAACGGCTCGACAAACGATGGCAACGCTACGAAAAGCAGCTCCCCGGCCACCAGGTCCAAATCGACGTCAAATTCGTTGAGCCACTGAAGACCGCGGCCAGGCCCGCCACCGGCCGACGCACCAAGTACTACCAATTCACTGCCATCGACGACTGCACCCGGCTACGGGTATTGCGCATCTACCCACGCTGCGACCAGAAAACCGAGATCCAATTCGTTGACTACGTACTCGAGCGCCTGCCCTTCCCCGTGCAGGTCGTCCAGACCGACAACGGCGCCGAATTCCAATCCGCCTTCCACTACCACGTTCTCGACAAAGGGATTGGCCACCGCTACATCAAACCCCGCACGCCACGGCTCAACGGCAAAGCGGAGCGCTCCCACCGCATCGACGCCGAAGAGTTCTACGCCCTGCTCGACGGCGTCGTCATCGACGACGCCAAAGTCTTCAACAACAAACTCAGGGAATGGGAGGACTACTACAACTACCATCGCCCTCACGGCGGCCTCGGCGGCCAAACACCCTACGAACGACTACGCCAGAAAACCCAGACCCGGCCGTAA
- a CDS encoding SDR family oxidoreductase: MGAALVEQLRAAGAAHIVALDIKPCHGPVDQTITVDLSDPLAIDEAISKLPETIDVLFSNAGVAATLPTEIVMAVNVLAPRKLINGVKHRMPRGSSVVITASTAGGGYPQRLTDIQELLDIEDWHSALEWVRQHPALTYNPYGFSKECAQVLTLKLSTPLGRSGIRVNSVCPGVIDTPLLADFNASMGKGILEWMVSQSGERRATPAEVASVLSFLGSDAASYVNGTNMLVDNGFSAAILTNQIDYTSMPPVEALISTEN; encoded by the coding sequence GTGGGCGCCGCCCTCGTCGAACAACTGCGCGCTGCCGGAGCTGCACACATCGTGGCGCTCGATATCAAACCCTGCCATGGGCCGGTCGACCAGACGATCACAGTCGATTTGTCCGATCCGCTGGCCATTGACGAAGCCATCAGCAAGCTGCCCGAGACCATCGACGTGCTGTTCAGCAACGCCGGCGTCGCGGCGACCCTGCCCACCGAAATCGTGATGGCCGTCAACGTTCTTGCCCCGCGCAAACTGATCAATGGCGTGAAGCACCGCATGCCTCGCGGTAGCTCCGTCGTCATCACCGCATCGACGGCCGGCGGTGGCTACCCGCAACGCCTCACCGACATCCAGGAATTGCTCGACATCGAAGATTGGCACTCCGCTTTGGAGTGGGTGCGCCAGCATCCCGCGCTAACGTACAACCCCTATGGCTTCTCGAAGGAATGCGCTCAAGTCCTCACACTGAAATTATCAACCCCGCTGGGCCGCAGCGGAATTCGGGTCAACAGCGTATGCCCGGGCGTCATCGATACCCCGCTGCTGGCCGATTTCAACGCCTCAATGGGCAAAGGCATCTTGGAATGGATGGTCAGCCAGAGTGGTGAGCGCCGCGCTACGCCGGCCGAAGTGGCCTCGGTACTGTCGTTCCTCGGCAGCGACGCGGCCAGCTATGTCAACGGCACAAACATGCTCGTCGACAACGGGTTCAGCGCCGCCATTCTTACCAACCAGATCGACTACACCAGCATGCCTCCGGTCGAAGCTCTGATCAGCACCGAGAATTAG
- a CDS encoding restriction endonuclease, whose translation MTLITSRMPGDWVELEDAVASILQECGMRVRQHERLKLLRGHFDADVVADETVEGISNNIICECKFWSTNIPAEKVRSFRVAVDETGANRGYVISRNGFQSGAVEAARATNVELVTYERFQELYFEKWFRTRIWSVENAIKGFHSYYEPGPFCRPGYAQLESDDERAEYNAAWNQYFFAGALLVEFSPYVRMHPGTQAPPPPLPLDVTKIEQAGFAIPDDIKFETGYREVLAALENYAQQAISDLRTVNPITRGKPNAD comes from the coding sequence GTGACACTTATCACGAGCAGAATGCCCGGCGACTGGGTCGAACTGGAGGACGCAGTTGCCTCGATTCTGCAGGAATGTGGCATGAGAGTCCGGCAACATGAACGCTTGAAGTTACTACGCGGTCACTTTGACGCGGATGTCGTGGCCGACGAAACTGTCGAAGGAATATCGAACAACATCATCTGCGAATGCAAGTTCTGGAGCACCAACATTCCAGCGGAGAAGGTGCGGTCGTTCCGGGTGGCAGTAGACGAGACGGGTGCTAATCGTGGATACGTTATCTCGCGCAATGGGTTTCAATCAGGCGCTGTAGAGGCAGCGCGTGCCACTAACGTCGAGTTGGTCACATACGAAAGGTTCCAAGAACTCTACTTCGAGAAGTGGTTTAGGACCAGAATATGGTCGGTTGAGAACGCTATCAAGGGTTTTCACTCCTACTACGAACCGGGGCCGTTTTGCCGCCCCGGGTACGCACAGCTTGAAAGCGACGACGAACGCGCCGAGTACAACGCAGCATGGAATCAGTACTTCTTTGCGGGCGCCCTACTCGTCGAATTCTCGCCGTACGTGCGGATGCACCCGGGCACCCAGGCTCCACCTCCGCCATTGCCATTAGACGTCACGAAGATAGAGCAGGCTGGTTTCGCAATCCCCGACGACATCAAGTTCGAAACCGGATATCGTGAGGTTCTCGCTGCGCTTGAAAACTATGCGCAGCAGGCCATTTCGGATCTGCGCACTGTCAACCCAATCACTAGAGGCAAGCCAAATGCCGACTAG
- a CDS encoding LLM class F420-dependent oxidoreductase, whose translation MRLGLQLGYWPAQPPAEHAELVTAAEEAGFDAVFTAEAWGSDAYTPLAWWGRQTTRIRLGTSVVQLSARTPTACAMAALTLDHLCGGRHILGLGVSGPQVVEGWYGAAFPKPLARTREYVDIVRQVWAREAPVTSKGPHYPLPLTGAGTTGLGKPLKPIVHPLRADIPIMLGAEGPKNVALAAEIGDGWLPIFYSPRLAPMYNEWLDEGFARPTARRSREDFEICATAQIVVTDDRAAVLAAIKPYLALYVGGMGAEAANFHAEMYRRAGYAGVVDEVTRLFRSGRKDDAAQAIPDEMAEDMAVVGNIDQVRQQIAAWEKCGVTMMVVRGYGKDHIDEVAELVGSTTRTARNTFSDSMITNSSH comes from the coding sequence ATGAGACTTGGTCTGCAACTGGGATACTGGCCGGCGCAGCCGCCTGCCGAGCACGCTGAGCTGGTGACGGCGGCCGAGGAAGCCGGCTTTGACGCTGTCTTCACCGCTGAGGCCTGGGGTTCAGACGCCTATACGCCGTTGGCGTGGTGGGGACGCCAGACCACCCGAATACGACTCGGGACCTCGGTGGTCCAGCTTTCCGCGCGGACACCGACCGCCTGTGCGATGGCCGCGCTCACGCTCGATCATCTCTGCGGCGGGAGGCATATCTTGGGACTCGGGGTCTCTGGACCGCAGGTTGTCGAGGGATGGTACGGCGCCGCGTTTCCCAAACCGTTGGCGCGCACCCGCGAGTACGTCGACATCGTGCGGCAAGTGTGGGCGAGGGAGGCGCCGGTCACGAGTAAGGGGCCGCATTACCCGCTGCCGCTGACCGGCGCGGGGACGACCGGCCTGGGTAAGCCACTCAAGCCGATTGTGCACCCGCTGCGCGCTGACATCCCCATCATGCTGGGGGCCGAAGGTCCCAAGAATGTCGCCCTCGCCGCAGAGATCGGGGACGGCTGGCTGCCGATCTTCTACAGCCCGCGACTGGCTCCGATGTACAACGAGTGGCTCGATGAAGGTTTTGCCCGACCGACCGCTCGCCGTAGCCGCGAGGACTTCGAGATTTGCGCAACCGCCCAGATCGTGGTGACCGATGACCGCGCTGCAGTCCTGGCCGCGATAAAGCCATATCTTGCGCTCTATGTGGGCGGCATGGGTGCCGAAGCCGCGAACTTCCACGCCGAGATGTATCGCCGTGCCGGCTATGCCGGGGTCGTCGACGAGGTGACCAGGCTGTTTCGCAGCGGACGTAAAGACGATGCCGCGCAGGCGATCCCGGATGAGATGGCCGAGGACATGGCCGTTGTCGGGAACATCGACCAGGTGCGCCAACAGATCGCGGCATGGGAAAAGTGCGGCGTCACAATGATGGTCGTCCGGGGCTATGGCAAAGACCATATCGACGAGGTGGCCGAACTGGTCGGCTCAACCACTCGCACTGCCCGAAATACCTTCTCCGACAGCATGATAACCAACTCATCACACTAA
- a CDS encoding carboxymuconolactone decarboxylase family protein has translation MVSPATVRDGQLARLVALAPVSAAEARLVGLVRRVCAQTTSLPPLPVEVEVDEPSSEAEAVTAEFAEQFSADVSAITPEQRSRLFKSLGDSTFGVAVAMYIADFVPRVRAGLEALGVGASFLGWTRGPMEWDHTSDPSGEVFNEFLPSVGRMRALDPLTSELVRLRGAAQHNCRLCKSVRESRALQAGGSETLYDEIAQFETSSQIDDRRKAALRYVDALIWTPAHLDADVVAEVRAGFSEAEAVELTLDVMRNASNKIAVALGGDAPRVSEGTETYLLDVDGQTVFS, from the coding sequence ATGGTGAGTCCCGCTACGGTTCGAGACGGTCAGCTGGCGCGGTTGGTGGCCTTGGCTCCGGTGTCTGCGGCCGAGGCCCGCCTGGTCGGCCTGGTGCGGAGGGTGTGCGCGCAGACGACGTCGCTGCCCCCGCTGCCGGTGGAAGTGGAAGTCGACGAACCGTCCTCGGAGGCCGAGGCCGTCACCGCCGAGTTCGCCGAGCAGTTCAGCGCCGACGTCTCCGCGATCACCCCCGAGCAGCGGTCACGGTTGTTCAAGTCGTTGGGGGACAGCACCTTTGGTGTGGCGGTGGCGATGTACATCGCTGACTTCGTGCCGCGGGTGCGCGCCGGACTGGAAGCACTCGGGGTTGGCGCCAGTTTCCTGGGCTGGACGCGCGGGCCGATGGAGTGGGATCACACCAGCGACCCGTCCGGCGAGGTGTTCAACGAGTTCCTGCCGTCGGTCGGTCGGATGCGGGCACTCGACCCGCTGACTTCCGAGCTGGTGCGGCTGCGCGGGGCAGCTCAGCACAACTGCCGGCTGTGCAAGTCGGTGCGGGAGAGCCGCGCGCTGCAGGCCGGGGGGTCGGAGACGCTGTACGACGAGATCGCGCAGTTCGAGACGTCGTCGCAAATTGATGATCGCCGAAAGGCAGCGCTGCGGTATGTAGATGCGCTAATTTGGACGCCTGCGCACCTCGACGCCGACGTTGTCGCCGAGGTGCGCGCCGGGTTTTCCGAGGCCGAGGCCGTCGAGCTCACCCTCGATGTCATGCGCAACGCCAGCAATAAGATCGCCGTCGCGCTCGGTGGCGACGCGCCCCGGGTGTCCGAGGGCACCGAGACCTACCTGCTCGATGTCGACGGTCAGACAGTTTTCAGCTGA
- a CDS encoding O-methyltransferase, translated as MTATLNQPKYASIIDRLFADAQLDAERRQGIPHPTEYAVEDRGKAFQHVYLSVAPESGRLLYSLVRAVKPTTIVEYGMSYGISTLHLAAAVRDNGTGHIITTEMSTHKIAAARATFAEAGVSDVITILEGDARETLKTVSGPVQFVLLDGWPDLDLTVIKILEPALASGALVLGDNVNLDPNHDYLNYVRAPENGYVSTALPLDKGMDLAVRV; from the coding sequence ATGACCGCAACATTGAACCAACCGAAGTACGCCTCGATCATCGACCGGCTGTTCGCCGATGCGCAGCTGGACGCCGAACGCCGACAGGGGATTCCCCACCCGACTGAGTACGCCGTCGAAGACCGGGGTAAGGCATTCCAACACGTCTACCTGTCCGTGGCGCCCGAATCGGGCCGGCTGCTGTACAGTCTCGTGCGCGCAGTCAAGCCGACCACGATCGTGGAATACGGTATGTCGTACGGTATTTCGACGCTGCACCTGGCTGCCGCGGTGCGCGACAACGGCACGGGACACATCATCACCACCGAGATGAGCACCCACAAGATCGCGGCTGCACGCGCGACGTTCGCCGAGGCGGGCGTCAGTGACGTGATCACCATCCTCGAAGGAGATGCGCGAGAGACCCTCAAGACGGTCAGCGGCCCAGTGCAATTCGTGCTCCTGGACGGCTGGCCCGACCTCGACCTGACGGTGATCAAGATCCTCGAACCCGCGCTCGCCTCGGGCGCGCTGGTCCTCGGCGACAACGTCAACCTCGATCCAAACCACGACTACCTCAACTACGTCCGCGCGCCCGAGAACGGTTACGTCAGCACGGCGCTGCCCCTCGACAAGGGCATGGATCTGGCAGTGCGGGTGTAG
- a CDS encoding TldD/PmbA family protein encodes MTPNRGIDADFLDLPRHELAEAALSAAKAAGASYADLRIQRINTEIIQLRDGELETSVISRDVGLAVRVIVDGTWGFASHAELAPSIAADTAGRAVRVATTLAGLNSERVELAAEPVYADATWVSSYRIDPFDVPAADKIGVLEEYSGRLLGADGVDHVSAGLTAVKEQTFYADTFGSAITQQRVRLMPSLEAVTVDAAAGSFDAMRTLAPPMGRGWEVLAGDDVWNWSDELAQLPSLLAEKVKSPSVMPGPTDLVIDPTNLWLTIHESIGHATEYDRAIGYEAAYAGTSFATPDKLGTMRYGSPVMNVTADRTEEHGLASVGFDDEGVAAQSWDLVRDGIFVGYQLDRVFAPRLGQPRSNGCSYADSPHHVPIQRMANVSLQPGTDNLSTADLIARVNNGIYIVGDKSWSIDMQRYNFQFTGQRFFRITDGRLDGQLRDVAYQATTTDFWNSMEAVGGRSTWRLGGAFNCGKAQPGQVAAVSHGCPSALFRGVNVLNTRTEGGH; translated from the coding sequence GTGACACCGAATCGGGGGATCGATGCCGACTTCTTGGACCTGCCGCGACACGAGCTGGCTGAAGCTGCGCTGTCGGCGGCCAAGGCGGCCGGGGCGAGCTATGCCGACCTGCGCATTCAGCGCATCAACACCGAGATCATCCAGTTGCGTGATGGTGAGCTCGAGACGTCGGTCATCAGCCGCGACGTCGGGCTGGCGGTCCGGGTCATCGTCGACGGCACCTGGGGGTTTGCCTCGCATGCGGAGCTGGCGCCGTCGATCGCGGCCGATACCGCGGGCCGCGCCGTCCGGGTGGCCACCACCTTGGCGGGGCTCAACAGCGAGCGCGTCGAGCTGGCGGCCGAGCCGGTGTATGCCGACGCTACTTGGGTGTCGAGCTACCGGATCGACCCGTTCGACGTGCCTGCCGCCGACAAGATCGGTGTGCTCGAGGAGTACTCCGGGCGGTTGCTGGGTGCCGACGGCGTCGACCACGTCTCGGCCGGGCTGACCGCGGTCAAGGAGCAGACGTTCTACGCGGACACGTTCGGTTCCGCGATCACCCAGCAGCGGGTGCGGCTGATGCCGTCGCTGGAGGCGGTGACCGTTGACGCCGCGGCAGGCAGTTTCGACGCGATGCGCACGCTGGCCCCGCCGATGGGCCGCGGTTGGGAGGTGCTGGCCGGCGACGACGTGTGGAACTGGAGCGATGAGCTCGCGCAGTTGCCGTCGCTGCTGGCGGAGAAGGTCAAGTCGCCCAGCGTGATGCCGGGGCCCACCGACCTGGTGATCGATCCCACCAATCTGTGGCTGACTATCCACGAATCCATCGGTCACGCAACCGAATACGACCGCGCCATCGGCTACGAAGCCGCCTACGCCGGCACGTCGTTCGCCACCCCGGACAAGCTCGGGACCATGCGCTACGGCTCGCCGGTGATGAACGTGACCGCCGACCGCACCGAGGAGCACGGCCTGGCCAGCGTCGGGTTCGACGACGAGGGGGTGGCCGCGCAAAGCTGGGACTTGGTGCGCGACGGCATCTTTGTCGGCTACCAACTCGACCGGGTGTTCGCGCCCCGATTGGGGCAGCCGCGTTCCAACGGTTGCTCGTACGCCGACTCGCCGCATCACGTGCCGATCCAGCGGATGGCCAACGTGTCGCTGCAGCCCGGCACCGACAACCTGAGCACCGCGGATCTGATCGCCCGGGTCAACAACGGCATCTACATCGTCGGCGACAAGTCGTGGTCAATTGACATGCAGCGCTACAACTTTCAGTTCACCGGTCAGCGCTTCTTCCGGATCACCGACGGGCGGCTGGACGGCCAGTTGCGCGACGTCGCGTATCAGGCCACCACCACCGACTTCTGGAATTCCATGGAGGCCGTGGGCGGGCGGTCGACCTGGCGCCTGGGCGGCGCCTTCAACTGCGGCAAGGCGCAGCCCGGGCAGGTCGCCGCGGTCAGCCACGGCTGCCCGTCGGCGCTGTTCCGCGGCGTCAACGTGCTCAACACCCGGACCGAGGGCGGCCATTGA
- a CDS encoding TldD/PmbA family protein yields the protein MISPQHVVNLVLDEATKLGRADETMVLVTDKVEATLRWANNSMTTNGLSVSRTMTVISIIRKGASAFIGTVVSAEVDPRVIPGLVAASQDAAQGAPEAGDAAPLLVDTGVPADWDAPVPGTGAEVFAEVAGSLRRGFAGTDRLYGFAHHSVSTTFLASSTGLRRRFTQPAGAVEINGKRGEASAWAGIGTADFVGVPTDSLLEDLSMRLGWAERSVALPAGRYETIMPPSAVSDMMIYLGWSMAGRGAQEGRTAFSAPGGGTRVGERLTDLPLTLYSDPMAPGLLCTPFVAASNSTETLSVFDNGMEIGHVEWIRDGVINALAYPRATAAKFDEQVAVAADNLVMTGGSKDLADMIAGTENGLLLTTLWYIREVDPTTMLLTGLTRDGVYLIEDGEITGAVNNFRFNESPLDLLRRATEAGVSEKTLPREWGDWVTRTAMPTLRIPDFHMSSVSQAQ from the coding sequence ATGATTTCCCCGCAACACGTTGTCAACCTCGTTTTGGACGAGGCGACGAAACTGGGTCGCGCCGACGAGACCATGGTGCTGGTCACCGACAAGGTCGAGGCGACGCTGCGGTGGGCGAACAATTCGATGACTACCAACGGTCTTTCGGTCAGCCGCACCATGACGGTCATCTCGATCATCCGCAAGGGCGCCAGCGCGTTCATCGGCACGGTGGTCTCGGCCGAGGTGGATCCGCGGGTGATTCCGGGGCTGGTGGCGGCGTCGCAGGATGCGGCGCAGGGCGCCCCGGAGGCTGGCGACGCGGCGCCGCTGCTGGTCGACACCGGCGTGCCCGCGGACTGGGATGCGCCGGTGCCGGGCACCGGCGCGGAGGTGTTCGCCGAGGTCGCCGGTTCGTTGCGCCGTGGGTTCGCCGGTACCGATCGGCTGTACGGCTTTGCCCACCATAGTGTTTCGACGACGTTTTTGGCCTCGTCGACGGGTCTGCGCCGCCGATTCACCCAACCCGCCGGGGCGGTGGAGATCAACGGCAAGCGGGGCGAGGCCAGCGCGTGGGCCGGCATTGGAACGGCGGATTTCGTTGGCGTGCCGACGGATTCGCTACTCGAGGACTTGTCGATGCGGCTGGGCTGGGCAGAGCGCAGCGTGGCGCTGCCCGCCGGGCGCTACGAGACGATCATGCCGCCGTCGGCGGTGTCCGACATGATGATCTACCTGGGCTGGTCGATGGCCGGTCGGGGCGCCCAGGAGGGACGCACCGCGTTCTCGGCGCCCGGCGGCGGGACCCGGGTCGGGGAGCGGCTCACCGACCTGCCGTTGACGTTGTACTCCGATCCGATGGCCCCCGGGCTGTTGTGCACGCCGTTCGTGGCGGCGAGCAATTCCACGGAGACGCTGTCGGTGTTCGACAACGGGATGGAGATCGGCCACGTGGAATGGATCCGCGACGGCGTGATCAACGCCTTGGCCTACCCGCGGGCCACCGCAGCCAAGTTCGACGAACAGGTCGCGGTGGCGGCGGACAACCTGGTGATGACCGGCGGGTCGAAAGATCTGGCCGACATGATCGCGGGCACCGAGAACGGTCTGCTGCTGACCACACTGTGGTACATCCGCGAGGTCGACCCCACCACGATGCTGCTCACCGGGTTGACCCGGGACGGGGTGTATTTGATCGAGGACGGCGAGATCACCGGGGCGGTCAATAACTTCCGATTCAACGAGAGCCCGCTGGATCTGCTGCGGCGCGCCACCGAGGCCGGCGTCAGCGAAAAGACGCTGCCGCGCGAATGGGGGGATTGGGTCACCCGCACCGCGATGCCGACGCTGCGCATCCCGGATTTCCATATGTCCTCGGTGAGCCAGGCCCAGTAG
- a CDS encoding enoyl-CoA hydratase/isomerase family protein, giving the protein MSTPATASAFTIDHLDDGAIPVLTINRPRRGNALDSQTLAELHRILDNINGDPQVRAVVLTGTGTVFCAGADIKAGPDDFTDHDATPYGSLQVRASSATAVTMAAQELMTSAFEKIHRLRQPVIAAVNGAAVGGGFALALACDIRYATPNATFGAVFIRHGVSSCDMGTSYHLPRLVGASRSAELMLTGRVFDAAEAAKIGLVLDVVDADAVVEHAIEKAREIAGHSPLAVWMTKETMWQNVDSPSLRHALDIENRTQVLCTSTGDLASSFSAFRTDGTSTWKPL; this is encoded by the coding sequence ATGTCCACTCCTGCAACCGCTTCCGCGTTCACCATCGACCATCTCGATGACGGCGCCATCCCTGTTCTCACGATCAACCGACCACGCCGCGGCAATGCGCTGGATTCGCAGACACTGGCCGAACTGCACCGCATCCTAGACAACATCAACGGCGACCCCCAGGTGCGCGCCGTTGTTCTGACCGGCACCGGCACGGTGTTCTGCGCCGGAGCCGATATAAAAGCGGGGCCGGACGACTTCACCGACCATGACGCCACGCCATACGGCTCGCTGCAAGTCCGAGCTTCCTCGGCCACGGCGGTCACGATGGCCGCTCAGGAGCTGATGACGTCGGCGTTCGAGAAGATCCACCGCCTGCGCCAACCCGTCATCGCGGCGGTCAACGGCGCCGCTGTCGGCGGCGGGTTTGCCCTGGCACTGGCATGCGACATCCGCTATGCAACCCCCAATGCCACCTTCGGGGCCGTGTTTATCCGCCATGGCGTCTCCTCATGCGACATGGGCACCAGCTATCACCTTCCGCGGTTGGTCGGCGCGTCACGCTCGGCGGAGTTGATGCTGACCGGACGGGTCTTCGATGCCGCCGAAGCCGCCAAGATCGGCCTGGTTCTCGATGTGGTCGATGCGGACGCCGTGGTGGAACACGCCATCGAAAAAGCCCGCGAAATAGCGGGCCATTCACCGCTTGCCGTATGGATGACCAAGGAGACCATGTGGCAGAACGTCGATTCACCGAGCCTGCGGCACGCCCTCGACATCGAGAACCGAACGCAGGTGTTGTGCACCTCGACCGGCGACCTCGCGAGCTCGTTCAGCGCGTTTCGCACGGACGGCACTTCAACGTGGAAACCGCTATAA
- a CDS encoding SDR family NAD(P)-dependent oxidoreductase: MDRAALQAKFDLTGRTAIVTGGTRGIGLAIAEGLVGVGANVVVASRKAEACETAAQRLQTLGGKAIGVPTHLGDIEAVNALVDAAATQFGGIDIVVNNAANALAQTLGDITMEAWEKSFAVNLRGPVFLVQAALPYLRESEHAAVLNVVSAGAFIFSPLVSMYSAAKAAMVSFTRSMAAEFAHTGIRVNALAPGSVDTDMTRANPPDFIKVMEASALLQRIATPDEMVPAALLLVSDAGSFITGQTLIVDGGMVAR; the protein is encoded by the coding sequence TTGGACAGAGCAGCTCTGCAGGCGAAATTCGACCTAACCGGGCGCACAGCAATCGTTACCGGCGGTACCCGCGGAATTGGGCTCGCCATCGCGGAGGGCTTGGTGGGCGTCGGCGCGAACGTCGTCGTTGCCAGCCGCAAAGCCGAAGCGTGCGAGACGGCCGCGCAACGGCTGCAGACTTTGGGCGGCAAGGCAATTGGTGTGCCGACTCATCTGGGTGACATCGAGGCGGTCAATGCCCTCGTCGATGCCGCGGCAACGCAATTCGGCGGCATCGACATCGTCGTCAACAACGCGGCCAACGCGTTGGCGCAGACCCTCGGTGACATCACCATGGAAGCCTGGGAGAAATCGTTCGCGGTGAATCTGCGGGGCCCGGTGTTCCTGGTACAGGCCGCACTTCCGTATCTGCGTGAGAGCGAGCATGCGGCGGTGCTGAATGTCGTTTCGGCCGGCGCATTCATCTTCTCGCCTTTGGTGTCGATGTACTCCGCGGCCAAGGCCGCCATGGTTTCATTCACGCGGTCCATGGCCGCTGAATTCGCCCACACGGGAATCAGGGTCAACGCATTGGCGCCGGGTTCCGTCGACACCGACATGACGCGGGCCAACCCGCCCGATTTCATCAAAGTAATGGAAGCCTCCGCGCTGCTGCAGCGCATCGCCACACCCGATGAAATGGTCCCCGCGGCATTGCTATTGGTCTCCGATGCCGGGAGTTTCATCACTGGCCAGACCCTCATCGTCGACGGTGGCATGGTGGCCCGGTGA
- a CDS encoding TetR/AcrR family transcriptional regulator codes for MVLNRAVADPQPHRGNRHGRSEAAREAILRAADDLLAEKGFAGVTVEGIAKAAGVAKQTVYRWWSSKTEVLMDAFLEDAAADLEPPDTGGLESDLRSHLRNTTRFLTEDDAGAVYRALVGQAQHDAELAQTFRASYLDDQLVRDQRPFVRAIARGELAPDADVALLAERLVGPIHYRVIVTGQVVDDSFTDAVVDDVLLLCRRWSTGQK; via the coding sequence ATGGTGTTGAATCGGGCTGTGGCGGACCCGCAACCGCATCGCGGCAATCGGCATGGACGCAGTGAGGCCGCGCGCGAAGCGATTCTGCGCGCCGCCGACGACCTGCTTGCCGAAAAAGGTTTCGCGGGAGTCACTGTCGAAGGAATCGCCAAAGCGGCAGGCGTCGCAAAACAGACCGTCTACCGCTGGTGGAGCTCCAAGACCGAAGTCCTGATGGATGCGTTTCTCGAAGACGCGGCCGCCGACCTCGAACCACCAGACACCGGCGGCCTCGAGTCCGATCTACGCTCGCATCTGCGCAACACCACCCGATTTCTCACTGAAGACGATGCCGGCGCGGTGTACCGAGCGCTCGTGGGTCAGGCGCAGCACGATGCCGAGCTTGCCCAGACATTTCGGGCCAGCTATCTGGACGATCAACTGGTACGCGACCAGCGGCCGTTTGTCCGTGCGATCGCGCGCGGCGAGCTGGCACCCGACGCCGATGTGGCATTGCTGGCAGAGCGGCTCGTCGGCCCGATCCACTACCGAGTGATCGTGACCGGTCAAGTGGTCGACGATAGTTTCACCGACGCCGTCGTCGACGACGTCCTATTGCTCTGCCGTCGCTGGTCGACCGGGCAGAAGTAG
- a CDS encoding DUF3072 domain-containing protein, which produces MTDQTRQAPQENPEKETSEWVTGDEPMTGPQRSYLHTLAQEANRDLPDDLTKAQASELIDELQQATGRGAD; this is translated from the coding sequence ATGACTGACCAGACGCGGCAGGCGCCGCAAGAGAATCCGGAAAAAGAGACGTCCGAGTGGGTGACTGGCGATGAGCCGATGACAGGCCCGCAGCGCAGTTATCTGCACACGCTGGCCCAGGAGGCCAACCGCGACCTTCCCGACGATTTGACGAAGGCGCAGGCATCGGAGCTCATCGACGAGTTGCAGCAGGCGACGGGACGAGGCGCGGACTAA